In the Malania oleifera isolate guangnan ecotype guangnan chromosome 1, ASM2987363v1, whole genome shotgun sequence genome, one interval contains:
- the LOC131149543 gene encoding uncharacterized protein LOC131149543 — protein MEWHHQHINSANNKKTSNNHKKKMAAAGAADAEHKLYCSNPCFFCAINETDSFLRRAAIARCFRAMLFTDDRRCHNQVLALSSLWHLAVSHPNHPEFPSLGVFQCMANLIRRSLTDASWLLTHHNIFVPYHAAHIIGSYSMNMPHFAYKAVESGVIPPLMDLLRGKISWVEQRVAVRALGHLASHERTFAAISEHEEEIVKLTIEIASTCLNVVYFSFVGVAEKKRLKYHRELLTRGVGGLEMENRKAEEWASQLQCWSLFLLNCFACKQRCLNLMCKREFLKELCGMWGGLTNRTSPAGIGLIRSLCFTKLGRQSIADSGEVVRRLGNVSRSSDKWQHMAIDSLLLLLKDPETRYKVLDFAVLYLADLVELRNIGRGRARIKVGEAITQTLLSDYCKIKYGNLNLKSKKAEKTLEEVWDLKVERRKREKMMSEKEVTERKKMASVMKKEGNEMFWRGDIKEAAMKYSKALNLCPLKVRRERAVLHSNRAQCHLLLRDPESAISDATRALCLSNVNSRGKSLWRRSQAYDMKGLAKESLMDCLMFVNGRMRGLEQTRGVRIPYYATLTINKQMNATWIFAAAESKARNDRGEIGDQSDGRDQFSDVTVDSKRGFPGKVRNVNSSMFIF, from the coding sequence ATGGAGTGGCATCACCAACACATTAACTCAGCCAACAACAAGAAGACCTCAAATAATCATAAGAAGAAGATGGCGGCTGCAGGCGCTGCCGACGCAGAGCATAAATTATATTGCTCTAACCCATGCTTCTTCTGCGCCATTAACGAGACCGACTCATTTCTCCGAAGAGCCGCAATCGCCCGTTGCTTCAGAGCGATGCTCTTCACCGACGACCGCCGTTGCCACAACCAAGTCCTCGCCCTCAGCAGCCTTTGGCACCTCGCCGTCTCGCATCCCAATCACCCCGAGTTCCCCTCCCTCGGCGTCTTCCAATGCATGGCCAATCTAATCCGCCGATCCCTCACCGACGCATCCTGGCTCCTCACACACCACAACATCTTCGTCCCTTACCATGCCGCTCACATTATTGGATCCTATTCCATGAACATGCCCCATTTTGCCTACAAAGCTGTCGAATCCGGCGTGATTCCGCCATTAATGGACCTCCTCAGAGGCAAAATCAGTTGGGTCGAGCAGAGAGTGGCCGTTAGAGCCCTCGGCCATTTGGCCAGCCACGAAAGAACGTTTGCAGCCATTTCAGAGCACGAAGAAGAGATTGTGAAGTTAACCATCGAGATAGCTTCCACTTGTCTCAATGTGGTTTATTTTAGCTTCGTTGGGGTGGCGGAAAAGAAGAGATTGAAGTACCATCGCGAGTTGCTTACCAGAGGTGTAGGCGGGTTGGAGATGGAGAATAGAAAAGCAGAGGAATGGGCCAGCCAGCTCCAATGCTGGTCTCTGTTTCTCTTGAACTGCTTTGCGTGCAAACAGAGGTGTCTGAATCTGATGTGCAAGCGAGAATTTTTAAAGGAATTGTGCGGAATGTGGGGTGGGTTAACGAATCGAACTTCCCCCGCTGGAATTGGCCTCATCAGAAGCCTCTGTTTCACAAAATTGGGAAGACAGAGCATAGCAGATTCAGGGGAAGTTGTGCGGAGGCTCGGTAATGTCTCCCGGTCTTCGGATAAATGGCAGCACATGGCCATTGACTCTCTCCTTTTACTTCTCAAAGACCCAGAAACGAGATACAAAGTGTTGGATTTTGCCGTCCTCTATCTCGCTGATTTGGTTGAGCTCAGAAACATTGGCAGGGGAAGAGCGAGAATCAAAGTGGGTGAAGCAATCACACAGACATTGTTATCGGATTACTGCAAAATTAAGTACGGGAACTTGAATTTGAAGAGCAAGAAAGCCGAAAAGACATTGGAGGAGGTGTGGGATTTGAAGGTGGAGAGAAGAAAGAGGGAGAAGATGATGTCTGAGAAAGAAGTAACAGAGAGGAAGAAGATGGCGAGCGTGATGAAAAAGGAAGGGAATGAAATGTTTTGGCGTGGGGATATTAAGGAAGCTGCGATGAAATACTCCAAAGCTTTAAACTTGTGCCCATTGAaggtgaggagagagagagcagttCTCCATAGCAACAGAGCTCAGTGCCATCTGTTGCTCAGAGACCCAGAATCCGCCATTAGCGACGCCACTCGAGCTCTGTGCCTGTCCAATGTGAACTCTCGTGGCAAAAGCCTCTGGCGAAGATCGCAGGCTTACGACATGAAAGGGTTGGCCAAGGAAAGCTTGATGGACTGTTTGATGTTCGTCAATGGCCGCATGAGGGGGCTGGAGCAGACGAGGGGTGTCAGGATCCCCTACTACGCGACGCTCACGATTAACAAACAGATGAACGCCACGTGGATTTTCGCCGCTGCGGAGTCAAAGGCGCGCAACGATCGTGGAGAAATCGGAGATCAATCGGACGGGCGGGACCAATTTAGCGATGTGACAGTGGACAGCAAAAGGGGTTTCCCAGGTAAGGTTCGGAACGTAAACTCGTCGATgtttatattttga